A single region of the Erythrobacter sp. genome encodes:
- a CDS encoding 3-hydroxybutyrate dehydrogenase produces the protein MLAGKRALVTGSTSGIGLAVARALHAEGAGIVLNGFGDEAEIAALREELAADYSGANLMDAGAIEAMMEEVGDIDILVNNAGMQHVSPVEDFPPEKWDAVLALNLTAAFHTTRLAVPGMKAKGWGRIVNTASAHSLAASPFKSAYVAAKHGLAGFTKTIALELAEHGVTANCISPGYVWTPLVENQIPDTMAARGMTREQVINDVLLAGQPTKKFVQPEDVGAMAAFLCTPAADNITGSNFSMDGGWTAK, from the coding sequence ATGCTGGCGGGCAAGCGCGCGCTGGTGACGGGGTCGACTTCGGGCATCGGCCTGGCCGTCGCGCGCGCGCTCCATGCCGAGGGCGCGGGCATCGTCCTCAACGGCTTCGGCGACGAGGCCGAGATCGCCGCGCTGCGCGAGGAGCTGGCTGCGGATTACAGCGGTGCGAACCTGATGGACGCGGGTGCGATCGAGGCGATGATGGAGGAGGTCGGCGACATCGACATCCTCGTCAACAATGCCGGGATGCAGCACGTCTCCCCGGTCGAGGACTTTCCGCCGGAGAAGTGGGACGCGGTGCTCGCGCTCAACCTCACCGCCGCCTTTCACACCACCAGGCTTGCGGTTCCGGGGATGAAGGCGAAGGGCTGGGGGCGCATCGTCAACACCGCGAGCGCCCATTCGCTTGCCGCTTCGCCTTTCAAAAGCGCCTATGTCGCGGCCAAGCACGGGCTTGCCGGCTTCACCAAGACCATCGCGCTCGAACTGGCCGAGCACGGCGTCACCGCGAACTGCATCTCGCCCGGCTATGTCTGGACGCCGCTGGTCGAAAACCAGATTCCCGACACCATGGCCGCGCGCGGGATGACCCGCGAACAGGTGATCAACGACGTCCTGCTCGCAGGCCAGCCGACCAAGAAATTCGTCCAGCCCGAAGATGTCGGGGCCATGGCGGCGTTCCTGTGCACCCCGGCCGCAGACAACATCACGGGGTCGAATTTCAGCATGGACGGGGGATGGACCGCCAAGTGA
- a CDS encoding M20/M25/M40 family metallo-hydrolase, which translates to MSLPVRLLRLAAALFGLAALAACASAPPPAPLVSDAEIAAIRANLTRDIAVLASDEFGGRKPGTPGEAKTVDFLIGQLEAAGLVSGTNDPGSAWRAPVDLIATSPQASGLSFEIGERGVLIPDEEGAAFTTRRRVLVQAGPDLGSEVVFVGRESDSITREVAAGQILVMLGEPGVSPQRRAALFALDPVGIVTVVEDEKSIAATRRAYGRERLLLASEEEVRLSAFVTAGAMERVLGKEAWRALEKGADEPGFEPVTIPARLTIEATSKRREFASSNVIGLLPGTKPEAGAVLLLGHWDHLGECGEAPDPICNGAVDNASGIAALLELARRLAASGPHERDIYVLATSAEEAGLLGAKAFAENPPLPLDAIIAAFNFDTVAVAPAGTPVGFIGAGRTPLDKPVLDLLAERGRTTGDPAFAEAFLRRQDGWALLEKGVPAVLVSSAFASRDVLGSYLRSDYHRPSDEPGALELGGAIEDLLLHEELVRRLADTTLTPSLGPAIAPSAPEIAADRR; encoded by the coding sequence GTGAGCCTTCCCGTCCGCCTCCTGCGCCTGGCCGCCGCGCTGTTCGGCCTCGCCGCGCTCGCCGCCTGCGCGAGCGCGCCCCCTCCCGCGCCGCTTGTCAGCGATGCCGAGATCGCCGCGATCCGCGCGAACCTCACCCGCGACATCGCGGTGCTGGCGAGCGACGAGTTCGGCGGGCGCAAGCCGGGCACGCCGGGCGAGGCGAAGACGGTCGATTTCCTCATCGGCCAGCTCGAGGCGGCGGGGCTCGTCTCGGGCACCAACGATCCCGGCAGCGCATGGCGCGCGCCCGTGGACCTCATCGCCACGAGCCCACAGGCGAGCGGGCTTTCCTTCGAGATCGGCGAGCGCGGCGTGCTCATCCCCGACGAGGAAGGCGCCGCCTTCACCACCCGCCGCCGGGTGCTGGTTCAGGCCGGACCCGATCTCGGCAGCGAAGTCGTCTTCGTCGGGCGCGAATCGGACAGCATCACGCGCGAGGTCGCGGCGGGGCAGATCCTCGTCATGCTCGGAGAGCCCGGCGTCAGCCCGCAGCGGCGCGCGGCGCTGTTCGCGCTGGACCCGGTGGGAATCGTCACCGTGGTCGAGGACGAGAAGTCGATAGCGGCCACGAGGCGGGCCTACGGGCGCGAACGGCTGCTGCTCGCAAGCGAGGAGGAAGTGCGCCTTTCCGCCTTCGTCACGGCGGGCGCGATGGAACGCGTGCTCGGCAAGGAGGCGTGGCGCGCGCTCGAGAAAGGCGCGGACGAGCCCGGTTTCGAGCCCGTCACCATCCCCGCGCGGCTCACGATCGAGGCGACTTCGAAGCGGCGCGAGTTCGCCTCGTCCAACGTCATCGGCCTGTTGCCGGGAACGAAGCCCGAAGCGGGCGCGGTGCTGCTGCTCGGCCACTGGGACCATCTCGGCGAATGCGGCGAAGCGCCCGATCCGATCTGCAACGGGGCGGTCGACAATGCCTCGGGCATTGCCGCGCTGCTCGAACTCGCCCGCCGCCTCGCCGCTTCCGGCCCGCACGAACGCGACATCTACGTGCTCGCCACCAGCGCCGAGGAAGCCGGCCTGCTCGGGGCCAAAGCCTTTGCCGAGAACCCGCCGCTGCCGCTCGACGCGATCATCGCCGCGTTCAATTTCGACACCGTCGCAGTCGCCCCCGCAGGAACGCCGGTCGGCTTCATCGGGGCCGGGCGCACGCCGCTCGACAAGCCGGTGCTGGACCTTCTGGCCGAGCGCGGGCGCACGACCGGCGATCCCGCCTTCGCCGAGGCGTTCCTGCGGCGACAGGACGGCTGGGCGCTGCTCGAAAAAGGCGTGCCTGCGGTGCTGGTGTCGAGCGCCTTCGCTTCGCGCGACGTGCTCGGGAGCTATCTCAGGAGCGATTACCACCGTCCTTCCGACGAGCCGGGCGCGCTCGAGCTGGGCGGGGCGATCGAGGACCTGCTGCTGCATGAGGAGCTGGTACGCCGCCTGGCCGACACCACGCTCACGCCCTCGCTTGGGCCCGCGATCGCGCCGAGCGCGCCGGAAATCGCCGCAGACCGTCGATAG
- the guaB gene encoding IMP dehydrogenase: MDIPLGLTFDDVLLRPAESEVLPSMADTKTRLTREIALNIPILSSAMDTVTEADMAIAMAQLGGIGVLHRNLDIEEQCAAVRAVKRFESGMVVNPITIGPDAALGEAQALMQQHRISGIPVTDREGKLCGILTNRDVRFAENPAQPVRELMTTDNLAVVPLGTSQEEARRLLHQRRIEKLLVVDDDYRCIGLITVKDIEKAVTYPDATKDAAGRLRVAAATTVGDSGFARTEALIDAEVDVIVIDTAHGHNREVARAVERAKKLSNAVQVIAGNVATPEATRALIDAGADAVKVGIGPGSICTTRVVAGVGVPQLTAVMESAAEAKKSDVPVIADGGLRTSGDVAKALAAGASTVMVGSMLAGTAESPGEVFLYQGRSYKAYRGMGSVSAMARGSADRYFQQDVSAMKLVPEGIEGQVPFKGPVADVIHQLVGGIKAAMGYTGAATIEDLQTRSQFVRITNAGLSESHVHDVAITREAPNYPTR; this comes from the coding sequence ATGGACATTCCGCTCGGCCTTACCTTCGACGACGTGCTGCTGCGTCCGGCCGAAAGCGAGGTCCTGCCCTCCATGGCCGACACGAAGACGCGTCTTACCCGCGAAATCGCGCTCAACATCCCGATCCTGTCCTCCGCGATGGACACGGTGACCGAGGCCGACATGGCGATCGCCATGGCGCAGCTGGGCGGCATCGGCGTGCTCCACCGCAATCTCGACATCGAGGAACAATGTGCCGCGGTGCGCGCGGTCAAGCGGTTCGAGAGCGGGATGGTGGTCAATCCCATCACCATCGGCCCCGACGCCGCGCTGGGCGAAGCGCAGGCGCTGATGCAGCAGCACCGCATCAGCGGCATTCCCGTGACCGACCGCGAGGGCAAGCTGTGCGGGATCCTGACCAATCGCGACGTGCGCTTTGCCGAGAACCCGGCGCAGCCCGTGCGCGAGCTGATGACGACCGACAACCTTGCGGTCGTCCCGCTCGGCACGAGCCAGGAGGAAGCGCGCCGCCTGCTCCACCAGCGCCGGATCGAGAAGCTGCTGGTCGTCGATGACGACTATCGCTGCATCGGCCTCATCACGGTCAAGGACATCGAGAAGGCCGTGACTTACCCCGACGCGACCAAGGACGCTGCCGGGCGCCTGCGGGTCGCCGCCGCCACGACGGTCGGGGATTCGGGCTTTGCCCGGACCGAGGCGCTGATCGATGCCGAGGTCGACGTGATCGTGATCGACACCGCCCACGGCCACAACCGCGAAGTCGCGCGCGCGGTCGAGCGGGCGAAGAAGCTGTCGAACGCGGTGCAGGTGATCGCGGGCAATGTCGCGACGCCCGAAGCGACGCGCGCGCTGATCGACGCGGGCGCGGATGCGGTCAAGGTGGGGATCGGACCGGGCTCGATCTGCACCACCCGCGTCGTCGCGGGCGTCGGCGTGCCGCAATTGACCGCCGTGATGGAAAGCGCCGCCGAAGCCAAGAAGTCGGACGTTCCGGTGATCGCCGACGGCGGGCTTCGCACCAGCGGCGACGTCGCCAAGGCGCTGGCTGCAGGCGCAAGCACGGTGATGGTCGGTTCCATGCTGGCAGGGACCGCCGAAAGTCCGGGCGAGGTGTTCCTCTACCAGGGCCGCAGCTACAAGGCGTATCGCGGCATGGGCTCGGTCAGCGCGATGGCGCGCGGCAGCGCCGACCGCTATTTTCAGCAGGACGTCTCCGCGATGAAGCTCGTGCCGGAAGGGATCGAGGGGCAGGTGCCGTTCAAAGGCCCGGTCGCCGACGTGATCCACCAGCTCGTCGGCGGTATCAAGGCGGCGATGGGCTATACCGGCGCGGCGACGATCGAGGACCTGCAGACCCGTTCGCAATTCGTGCGGATCACCAATGCCGGCCTTTCGGAAAGCCACGTCCACGATGTCGCGATCACCCGCGAGGCGCCCAACTATCCCACTCGCTAG
- a CDS encoding RsmB/NOP family class I SAM-dependent RNA methyltransferase: protein MTPAARVQAAIEVLDLVIEAAKGEGAPADRILADYFRARRYAGSKDRRAVRELVYAAIRAVGPVPGNGRDAMLAYGRADPANHHVLDLFDGSPHGPAPIEAGAIEAKPGLAPDWLVAALARSGIAGEAAAALMDRAPLDVRVNTLKAERETIELPEKGEHLAAPQAVRLPSGTRIEDWDAWRDGRIEVQDLGSQLACLAAAAQPGETVIDLCAGAGGKSLALAAAMENAGRLIACDTDKRRLGNLPPRAARAGAGLVETRLLDPGREAEGLADIAGSADLVLVDAPCSGTGTWRRKPEAKWRLTPRALENYAALQDRLLDIAAGLVKPGGRIVFVTCSLLDEEGAKRIEAFLARHEGFEAPGVNLPLGAPRGKGWRLDPFHHGTDGFFIANCLQAC from the coding sequence ATGACCCCCGCAGCCCGCGTTCAGGCCGCGATCGAGGTGCTCGACCTCGTGATCGAGGCGGCGAAGGGCGAGGGGGCGCCCGCCGACCGAATCCTCGCCGATTATTTCCGCGCCCGCCGCTATGCTGGGTCCAAGGACCGCCGGGCGGTGCGCGAGCTGGTCTATGCCGCAATCCGCGCGGTCGGGCCGGTGCCGGGCAATGGCCGCGACGCCATGCTCGCCTATGGCCGCGCGGACCCGGCCAACCACCACGTCCTTGACCTGTTCGACGGCTCGCCGCACGGCCCTGCGCCGATCGAAGCGGGCGCGATCGAGGCAAAGCCCGGCCTTGCGCCCGACTGGCTGGTGGCGGCGCTCGCCCGTTCGGGCATCGCGGGCGAGGCGGCAGCGGCGCTGATGGACCGCGCGCCGCTCGACGTGCGGGTGAACACGCTCAAGGCCGAGCGCGAGACCATCGAACTGCCTGAAAAGGGCGAACACCTCGCCGCGCCTCAGGCCGTGCGCCTTCCTTCGGGCACGCGGATCGAGGACTGGGACGCCTGGCGCGATGGCCGGATCGAGGTGCAGGATCTGGGCAGCCAGCTCGCCTGCCTCGCCGCCGCCGCGCAGCCGGGGGAGACGGTGATCGACCTGTGCGCCGGGGCCGGTGGCAAGTCGCTCGCTCTCGCCGCCGCGATGGAGAACGCCGGCCGCTTGATCGCCTGTGACACCGACAAGCGGCGGCTCGGCAACCTCCCTCCGCGCGCCGCGCGTGCCGGAGCGGGGCTGGTCGAAACGCGCCTGCTCGATCCGGGCCGCGAGGCCGAGGGGTTGGCGGATATTGCGGGCAGTGCGGACCTTGTCCTCGTCGATGCGCCCTGTTCGGGGACGGGCACATGGCGAAGGAAGCCCGAGGCGAAGTGGCGGCTCACCCCGCGCGCGCTCGAAAACTATGCCGCGCTGCAGGACCGTCTGCTCGACATCGCGGCGGGGCTGGTGAAGCCGGGCGGGCGGATCGTCTTCGTCACCTGCTCGCTTCTCGACGAGGAAGGCGCGAAGCGGATCGAGGCTTTCCTCGCCCGCCACGAGGGGTTCGAGGCCCCAGGCGTTAACCTTCCGCTCGGCGCGCCGCGCGGGAAAGGGTGGCGGCTCGATCCGTTCCATCACGGCACGGACGGTTTTTTCATCGCCAATTGCCTGCAGGCGTGTTAG
- a CDS encoding tetratricopeptide repeat protein, protein MRFAPAAAALSLFLATTASVTSAGDKAPDVRAEALILEGEAALAAGDTQGAIDAFEAALAVDPGYTPIFVHLAEAARENGLQGKAIRYYREALARDPDNFAAISGEGAALVEKGAIEKAKRNLARLQSMCGDSCPETVALRSTIASGASRPVGQRLAVDTAEGGSSAN, encoded by the coding sequence ATGCGTTTCGCGCCCGCTGCCGCCGCCCTTTCGCTGTTCCTCGCCACCACGGCGAGCGTGACGAGCGCGGGGGACAAGGCACCGGATGTCCGCGCCGAAGCCTTGATCCTCGAAGGGGAGGCGGCGCTTGCCGCAGGCGACACGCAGGGGGCGATCGATGCCTTCGAAGCCGCGCTTGCGGTGGACCCGGGCTACACGCCGATCTTCGTCCACCTTGCCGAGGCCGCGCGCGAAAACGGGCTCCAGGGCAAGGCGATCCGCTATTACCGCGAGGCGCTGGCCCGCGACCCTGACAATTTCGCCGCGATTTCGGGCGAAGGCGCCGCGCTGGTCGAAAAGGGCGCGATCGAAAAGGCGAAGCGCAACCTTGCGCGGCTTCAGTCGATGTGCGGCGATTCCTGCCCCGAAACGGTCGCGCTGCGCTCGACCATCGCGTCCGGAGCGAGCCGTCCGGTCGGCCAGCGGCTCGCGGTCGATACCGCCGAGGGCGGCAGCTCGGCCAACTGA
- a CDS encoding glutathione S-transferase family protein, giving the protein MLTLHHLEYSQSFRILWLLEELGAEYELKTYKRDPETNLAPDDYKALSPLGTAPVVTDGDLVLAESNAIIDYILDSHPDSPLRPAPGTPDRARHLFWFHAAQGSLMSIQGVAMVLTLLESRTPWPISALLKAIFGQVRKLFVNPRMDALFGQMEKDLGEKPFFGGDTLTAADITLVYPMFAARDKGAFELGYPNIGKWFDRVEAMDSFKAARAKDDRDSIIFRF; this is encoded by the coding sequence GTGCTGACGCTGCACCATCTCGAATATTCGCAGAGCTTCCGCATCCTCTGGCTGCTGGAAGAACTCGGCGCCGAATACGAGCTGAAGACCTACAAGCGCGATCCCGAGACGAACCTCGCGCCCGATGACTACAAGGCCTTGTCGCCGCTCGGCACTGCGCCGGTCGTCACCGATGGCGACCTTGTCCTCGCGGAGAGCAACGCGATCATCGACTACATTCTCGATTCGCACCCGGACAGCCCGTTGCGCCCTGCACCCGGCACCCCGGACCGGGCGCGTCACCTGTTCTGGTTCCATGCGGCGCAGGGCTCGCTGATGAGCATTCAGGGTGTCGCCATGGTTCTAACCCTGCTCGAAAGCCGCACGCCCTGGCCCATCAGCGCGCTGCTGAAGGCGATCTTCGGGCAGGTGCGCAAGCTGTTCGTCAACCCGCGGATGGATGCGCTGTTCGGCCAGATGGAAAAGGATCTAGGTGAAAAGCCCTTCTTCGGCGGGGACACCCTGACCGCCGCCGACATCACGCTGGTCTATCCCATGTTCGCCGCGCGCGACAAAGGGGCGTTCGAATTGGGCTATCCCAATATCGGCAAGTGGTTCGACCGCGTCGAGGCGATGGACAGCTTTAAGGCCGCGCGGGCGAAGGATGACCGCGATTCCATCATTTTCCGCTTCTAG
- a CDS encoding RNA pyrophosphohydrolase has translation MTLSPDDLPYRPCAGFMLLNAENRVFVGQRIEKRAHGMWQMPQGGIDPGEDKQVAALRELGEETGITPDLVEIIAPASRPLRYDLPPELLGKVWKGKYRGQEQHWFLGRFLGSEADIDLEAHDPPEFNEYRWIEPEQLPELIIPFKRQVYREILEEFRDHLRG, from the coding sequence ATGACCCTTTCCCCGGACGACCTGCCCTATCGCCCCTGCGCGGGCTTCATGCTGCTCAATGCCGAGAACCGCGTCTTCGTCGGCCAGCGGATCGAAAAGCGCGCGCACGGGATGTGGCAGATGCCGCAGGGCGGGATCGATCCGGGCGAGGACAAACAGGTCGCCGCCCTGCGCGAACTGGGCGAGGAGACGGGCATCACGCCCGATCTCGTCGAGATCATCGCGCCCGCTTCCCGGCCCTTGCGCTACGACCTGCCGCCCGAACTTCTGGGCAAGGTGTGGAAGGGGAAATACCGCGGGCAGGAGCAGCACTGGTTCCTCGGCAGATTCCTCGGGAGCGAGGCCGATATCGACCTCGAGGCGCACGACCCGCCCGAATTCAACGAGTATCGCTGGATCGAGCCCGAGCAGCTGCCCGAACTCATCATCCCGTTCAAGCGGCAGGTCTACCGTGAAATCCTCGAGGAATTCCGCGACCACCTGCGCGGCTAG
- a CDS encoding alpha/beta hydrolase → MSQAAPYVRPDMKAFLDALAAMEGPAIADMTLEEARASYVALHAMADKPARELAVIRDLSCPGPAGDIPLRLYDARENRAPGPVVTFFHGGGFVIGDLETHHALCTELAALLGLPVVATHYRRAPEAPFPAAIEDCEAAARWVAGSPAELGREATGLVTIGDSAGGTATIAVGQLLAANPAEVPVALQVPLFPLAADAIGSASLEAFAEGFVLTRAAVEFFDAAYQGDRADARAFPILGDHASAPPTVIVTASLDPIRDSGREYAKALAEAGRSHVFLEIEGVTHSFTNLRQAVPSTQADLERVVAAMKFMLGA, encoded by the coding sequence ATGAGCCAAGCCGCCCCCTACGTCCGGCCCGACATGAAGGCCTTCCTCGATGCGCTCGCCGCCATGGAGGGTCCGGCGATCGCCGATATGACCCTCGAGGAAGCGCGCGCAAGCTACGTGGCCCTTCATGCCATGGCAGACAAGCCCGCGCGCGAACTTGCCGTCATCCGCGACCTTTCCTGCCCCGGCCCTGCGGGCGATATTCCGCTCAGGCTCTACGACGCACGCGAAAACCGCGCGCCCGGCCCGGTCGTGACCTTCTTCCACGGCGGCGGCTTCGTCATCGGCGATCTCGAGACGCACCACGCGCTGTGCACCGAACTTGCCGCGCTGCTCGGCCTGCCGGTGGTCGCGACGCATTACCGCCGCGCGCCCGAAGCGCCCTTCCCCGCGGCGATCGAGGATTGCGAGGCGGCGGCGCGCTGGGTCGCGGGCAGCCCGGCAGAACTGGGCCGCGAGGCGACCGGGCTTGTCACGATCGGCGACAGCGCCGGGGGCACGGCGACCATCGCGGTCGGGCAATTGCTCGCCGCCAACCCCGCCGAAGTGCCGGTGGCGTTGCAGGTCCCGCTCTTCCCGCTCGCCGCCGACGCGATTGGCTCCGCCAGCCTCGAAGCCTTTGCCGAGGGCTTCGTGCTGACCAGGGCGGCAGTCGAATTCTTCGATGCCGCCTATCAGGGCGACCGAGCGGACGCGCGCGCCTTCCCCATCCTCGGCGACCACGCCAGCGCGCCGCCCACGGTGATCGTCACCGCGAGCCTCGATCCCATTCGCGATTCGGGCCGCGAATACGCGAAGGCTCTGGCTGAGGCGGGCCGGTCGCACGTCTTCCTCGAGATCGAGGGCGTCACCCATTCCTTTACCAACCTGCGCCAGGCCGTGCCCAGCACCCAGGCCGACCTTGAACGGGTCGTCGCGGCGATGAAATTCATGCTCGGAGCCTGA
- a CDS encoding metal-dependent hydrolase has product MDNITHSLVGALIGQAGLKRRTGLAMPALVIGANLPDVDAACFFWLDGAEHLGFRRGITHGPFAWALLPLVLALALWAFDRWQDKRGTRPDGRAPVDFGWLYWLSLIGCLTHPALDWLNVYGIRLFEPFSSQWFYGDTLFILDVWLWALLGVSLWRSRRTEKRGGAGRGELAAQVGLGLMLLYVAFNGLLSDYAAYHRAKLYDPEPEIAIASPVPLLFWERERIIRSGGRWYSTAWEGEPFANGYFAPAATVCRIPADAAEASDEARAFLFWSRAPFAEKAADGSVILRDARFYDPRARDRFSVALPSHKCEELDDE; this is encoded by the coding sequence ATGGACAATATCACTCACAGCCTCGTCGGCGCGCTCATCGGGCAGGCGGGGCTCAAGCGCCGCACCGGGCTTGCCATGCCCGCGCTCGTCATCGGGGCGAACCTGCCCGATGTGGACGCGGCGTGCTTCTTCTGGCTCGACGGGGCCGAGCATCTCGGCTTCCGGCGCGGGATCACCCACGGGCCTTTCGCATGGGCGCTGCTGCCGCTGGTGCTGGCTCTAGCGCTGTGGGCCTTCGACCGCTGGCAGGACAAGCGCGGGACCCGGCCCGATGGGCGCGCTCCGGTCGATTTCGGCTGGCTTTACTGGCTCTCGCTGATCGGCTGCCTGACCCATCCCGCGCTCGACTGGCTCAACGTCTACGGCATCCGCCTGTTCGAGCCGTTCTCGAGCCAGTGGTTCTACGGCGACACGCTGTTCATCCTCGATGTCTGGCTGTGGGCGCTGCTGGGCGTGTCGCTGTGGCGCTCGCGCCGGACCGAGAAGCGCGGCGGGGCGGGGCGGGGCGAACTCGCAGCGCAGGTCGGTCTGGGGCTCATGCTGCTCTATGTCGCGTTCAACGGCCTGCTGTCGGACTATGCCGCCTATCACCGCGCCAAGCTCTACGATCCCGAACCCGAGATCGCGATCGCCTCGCCCGTGCCGCTGCTCTTCTGGGAGCGCGAGCGGATCATCCGATCGGGCGGCCGCTGGTATTCGACCGCGTGGGAAGGCGAGCCTTTCGCCAATGGCTATTTCGCGCCCGCGGCGACGGTGTGCCGCATTCCCGCCGATGCCGCGGAGGCTTCGGACGAGGCGCGCGCCTTCCTGTTCTGGTCGCGCGCGCCCTTCGCCGAGAAGGCGGCAGACGGCTCGGTCATCCTGCGCGATGCGCGCTTTTACGACCCGCGCGCGCGCGACCGCTTCAGCGTCGCGCTTCCAAGCCACAAATGTGAGGAACTGGATGACGAGTGA
- a CDS encoding deoxyribodipyrimidine photo-lyase: MSDVQIVWLRRDLRMADNPALYEAARKGPVCAVYVLDDAAAGHHAMGGASRWWLHHSLESLSKSFGKRNAKIVLRRGDAVEELCKVAEALGTRAVHANRHYEPWWRKAQGALSEKLDLTLHDGNYLFPAGHVTTGSGEPYKIFTPFYKAMRAQFPPRDVVPEPETLSSPDDWPDSDDLSDWKLLPTKPDWSGGIRDFWEVGEEAAHARLAEWEDHVSDYEAKRNLPSVDGSSRLSPHLHHGEITPVQVWHALKHHRSEGWQSFESELVWRDYAQNVICQFPAYGSRNYREDYDDLQWRDPHDDEAAARDLKAWQKGRTGYPIVDAGMRQLWETGWMHNRVRMITASFLIKHLLIDWREGEKWFWDCLVDADYGSNSVNWQWNSGTGVDSNMFVRIMAPLSQSEKFDAAGYIRRYVPELAGLDEPAIHDPEAHGCRPKGYPRKIIAHKAGRERALSAYKAMKGE, from the coding sequence ATGAGTGACGTCCAGATCGTATGGCTGCGGCGCGATTTGCGCATGGCCGACAACCCCGCCCTTTACGAAGCCGCCCGGAAAGGCCCGGTCTGCGCGGTCTACGTGCTCGACGATGCCGCCGCGGGCCACCACGCCATGGGCGGGGCCTCGCGCTGGTGGCTGCACCATTCGCTCGAAAGCTTGTCGAAGAGTTTCGGCAAGCGCAACGCGAAGATCGTCCTGCGGCGCGGCGATGCGGTGGAGGAATTGTGCAAGGTCGCCGAGGCGCTGGGCACGCGTGCCGTCCACGCCAATCGTCATTACGAGCCTTGGTGGAGGAAAGCGCAAGGCGCGCTCTCCGAAAAGCTCGACCTGACGCTCCACGATGGCAATTACCTCTTCCCGGCGGGCCACGTGACGACCGGATCGGGCGAGCCCTACAAGATCTTCACGCCCTTCTACAAAGCGATGCGCGCCCAGTTTCCGCCGCGCGACGTGGTGCCCGAGCCCGAGACCCTGTCCTCGCCCGACGACTGGCCCGATAGCGACGACCTTTCCGACTGGAAGCTGCTCCCGACGAAACCCGACTGGTCGGGCGGCATCCGCGATTTCTGGGAAGTCGGCGAGGAAGCGGCCCACGCCCGCCTCGCCGAATGGGAGGACCACGTCTCCGACTATGAGGCGAAGCGCAACCTTCCGAGCGTCGACGGCTCCTCGCGCCTGTCGCCGCATCTCCACCACGGCGAGATCACCCCGGTGCAGGTCTGGCACGCCCTGAAGCACCACCGCTCGGAAGGCTGGCAGAGCTTCGAGAGCGAGCTGGTCTGGCGCGACTACGCGCAGAACGTCATCTGCCAGTTTCCCGCCTATGGCAGCCGCAATTACCGCGAGGACTACGACGACCTCCAGTGGCGCGATCCGCACGATGACGAGGCCGCCGCGCGCGACCTGAAGGCATGGCAGAAGGGCAGGACCGGCTACCCTATCGTCGATGCCGGGATGCGCCAGCTTTGGGAGACCGGCTGGATGCACAACCGCGTGCGCATGATCACCGCGAGCTTTCTCATCAAGCACCTGCTGATCGACTGGCGCGAGGGCGAGAAGTGGTTCTGGGACTGCCTGGTCGATGCCGATTACGGCTCGAACTCCGTCAACTGGCAATGGAATTCGGGCACGGGGGTCGATTCCAATATGTTCGTGCGGATCATGGCTCCGCTTTCCCAGAGCGAGAAGTTCGACGCGGCGGGCTATATCCGCCGCTACGTCCCCGAATTGGCCGGGCTCGACGAACCGGCGATCCACGATCCCGAGGCGCACGGCTGCCGCCCGAAAGGCTATCCGCGCAAGATCATCGCCCACAAGGCCGGGCGCGAGCGGGCGCTGTCGGCCTACAAGGCGATGAAGGGCGAATAG